CCTCATCCTCTTCGGTGGCAGCGTCGCCGGCATCCTCACGGAATCGGGCTACGCCAGCCGTCCGTGGCCGACGCTCGTCGGCGTCGGCGCGGTGCTCGCTCTGATCGCCGCGCTCATCTCCCTCTGGCAGATTCCGACCAGCGAGTACTACCTGGCGAACATCGACGACAACATCCTGCTCTCGCGGATGGTCGCCGTCGCCGTCGCGGGCGTCGTGATGACCGCGATGGGCGGCGTCGGGTCCCTGCTCGAGAAGTCGGCCGTCTGAGACGCCGACAGTCTCACGGTCCGGGCGCTCCTTCGTCCGGTATGACAGAGCCAGCGATGACGCGGTTTCCCGTCCCCGACGAAACCGACCTTCCCGCGGACGTGCGCGAGCGTATCGACCGTGAGACGGAAGACGCCGGATTCACCCCGAACGTCTTCTCGGCGATGTCCTACCGACCCTCGCAGTTCCGGGCCTTCTTCGCCTACTACGACGCGCTCGTCGAGGACGGCGCCCTGGAGCGCGAGGAGGTCGAGATGATAATCGTCGCGGTCAGCGGCGTCAACGACTGTCTCTACTGTGTCGTGGCCCACGGAGCACTGACCAGAATCTACGCCGACGCCCCCTTGCTCGCAGAACAGCTGGCGACGAACCACCGGACTGCGGACGTCAGCGAGGCCCACGCAGCCATGCTCGACTTCGCCGTCGAGCTCACCGAGTCGCCCGAGAAAGTGACCGAAGAAGACATCGAGACGCTGGAGTCACACGGGTTCTCCCGGGAAGCGGTGTGGGACATCGGTGCCGTCACCGCGTTTTTCAACCTCTCGAACCGGATGGCTCACCTCGCGGATATGCGTCCGAACGAGGAATTTTACACGCTTGGTAGAGAGTAATTATGCGCTGAGCGGGTAGCAGCCACATATCCACAGGTAAGACCGTGATACCGAATCCGGCACGCTGTCGGCTTTATGATATATTGTTTCATGACTCACACCCAACCTGCTCGAACAACTCGTGGTTCGGTTGTTCTAGTAATGGATACCCACTTCGTACCCTCAGGTTCGAGTAATCTCGAAGTACTAACCACAATCGGAGCGGCATGGACCTTGAGTCCACAGTTATCGGGTCTCACCTGAAGACTGTCTCCGGTTCGAAGGACACGATTCGTCCCCCAAGTATGTCTATCGTTTGATTATCCTCGCCGCCGATTGGCAGATCGACGTGGCATCCAACGGAGTAACTATATACTACTATTGGTAATTCATCCTAACTATCACACTGCCCGATGAAGGGTTGTCACATTATTAACCATCGTAACACTTCGGTTGCGAGGGATGCACACTCATACCAGAAAACTCACAGCACTCTCACTGGTGCTGTTGATGCTCGTATCGTCTTCAATCGCCATAGGCTTCGCCGGAGCGGCGTTGCAACAGGTCGGGAACGCCGGGAACGCCGGGAATATCGGCGTCACAACGGTCTCGTTCTCCGACCAGACGACGGCGGGGACGACAGTCACCGTCGACTCGGTCAACGTCTCCGAAGGCGGGTTCGTCGCGATACACGACAGTAGCCTGTTAGAGGGCAACGTGGTCGGGAGCGTCATCGGGGTGAGTGAGTATCTCGAACCCGGCGAGCACGAGGACGTCGAAATCACGCTGTTCGACGTCCCGGGCGCTGAGTACGATCGAAGCGAGATAACCGAAGATGACACGCTGATCGCGATGCCGCATCTGGACACGAACGCCAACGAAACGTACGACTTCGTCGAGGCGGACGGCGCGGCGGACGGTCCGTACGTGACCGAAGACGGGTCACCAGTCACTGACGCGGCCAACGTCACTGTCGAACCCGAGGAACTCACGGAGGGTGAGTCGTACACCGTCTCGAACCTCTCGGCACCGCCGTCCGTCGAACAGGGTGATTCGGTGACCGTCAATGCGACGATAACGAACCCGAACGACGTGGCAGACACGCAGGAAGTCGTCTTCAGGTTCGACGGCACCGTGGTGGTCCGCGACCAGGTCGAACTCGCGGCCCAGAACTCGACGACCGTCTCGTACACCCTCGAGACGTCGGAAGTCGAAACCGGTTCGTACTTCCACGGGGTGTACAGCCGGTCGGACGGTTCGCCAGCACAGATTCAGGTCGTCGACGAAGTACAGTCCTTCGAGGTGTCGACACTCTCGGCCCCCGATTCTGTCGAAGTCGGTAGCGAGTTTACGGTGAACGCGACCATCACCAATCCCAACGCGTTCGTCAGCAGACAGCCCGTCGAGTTCCGGTTCCAGGGTGGTCTCGTCGAGGCGCGGGACGTCTCCATCGACGCTGAGAGCAATTCGACGGTCGAGTTCCAGGTCGATGCGAGCGGCGTCAGTCCGGGCACGTACATCCACAGCGTCTTCAGCCGTGACTTCGGACAGTCGGCACTCATCACCGTCGAGACACCGGCAGAGGGCCCACCGACTGAGGAACCAACCGAGGAACCGACTGAGGAACCAACCGAGGAACCAACCGAAGAACCGACTGAGGAACCAACCGAGGAACCAACCGAAGAACCGACTGAGGAACCAACCGAGGAACCAACCGAAGAACCGACTGAGGAACCAACCGAGGAACCAACCGAAGAACCGACTGAGGAACCAACCGAGGAACCAACCGAAGAACCGACTGAGGAACCAACCGAGGAACCAACCGAAGAACCGACTGAGGGCGACACGTAGACCAGAGTCGAGGCTCTGTTCGGGCAACGAGAAGGTCCCGTTCCGGTCGGGAGTCGGTCCACTGGACCGTGTCCCGCTCTCGTCTCTTACTCGCGGCGTCTCTCCCCACGTAAGGCTTCCGTGACGTTGTGAGTCCCCAGTACGGGTAGTCGAAGTGTCGGGGGCCGGGTCGGCAGTGACGACCGACGGTCACCTGAGCGAAACCAACAGTCTATTTACCGCCCTGTGCTAATCTCGGGTTATCCATGGCACTGTTCGGATTCGAGAAGGACACCCTGCTCGACCTCACTGTCAACTTCATCCCGCTGGGTATCATCCTCTTTTTCATCGCCGCGTTCGCCGTCGTGCCGGCGTTCGGCGTCGACCCGGTGTTTACCGGCATGCAGTTCGCGCTGATGGTCGCGATGTTCCTCCTGCTGGGCGTGCTGACCTACTACGCCGGGCGGGCCATCGAGAACGCCGAGAAGGCAGAGGCCGCCGCTGCGCTGGACGAGCCGGCCGAGGACGACCCTGCACTCGAGGAATCGACCGACGAACCACCGCGTGTCGACGACGAGTCCGACCCGGCACTCGAGCAATCCGACGACGCCTGAGTTACGAGCGCTGACCGACCGACGGCACCGTCGAACCGACCCTTTCATTATCGTCTAGTCCTGACGGGTACCCATGGCAGCAGGAGATCTATTGCTGACGGGGTTGATGGCCGTCCTCCTCGTCGGTATCGCCGCGCTTCTCACACGTATCGAGGATTGGCGGTCGTACACGCCACTGGCGGGTGGCGGGTCCGCCACGGGTGAGACCGTCGTGCATCGAGAGAAACCCGCAGGTATCGTTCGCTGGCTGACGACCGTCGACCACAAGGACATCGGCCTACTCTACGGGGTCTACGCGGTCATCGCGCTCGCCGTCGGGGGCATCATGGCGATGCTCATCCGCATCCAGCTGGTGACGCCCGCCGGCGCCATCCTCGGCCCGAACGCCTACAACTCAATCCTGACGAGCCACGGCATCACGATGCTGTTCCTGTTCGGGACGCCCATCATCGCGGCGTTCGCGAACTACTTCATCCCGCTGCTCATCGGGGCCGACGACATGGCGTTCCCACGTATCAACGCCATCGCGTTCTGGCTGCTCCCGCCCGCTGCGCTGCTCATCTGGGCCGGGTTCTTCCTCGCGCCGGTCACGGACAACATGATCGAACCGGCACAGACGGCCTGGACGATGTACACGCCGCTGTCGGTCGAGCAGGCGAACCCCGGCGTCGACTTCATGCTCCTTGGCCTGCACCTCTCCGGTGTCGCGGCCACAATGGGGGCCATCAACTTCATCGCCACCGTCTTCACCGAGCGTGACGACGAGGTGAGCTGGGCCAGCCTCGACATCTTCTCGTGGACCATCCTCACGCAGTCGGCGCTCATCCTGTTCGCGTTCCCGCTACTGGGCAGCGCCATCGTCATGCTGCTGCTCGACCGCAACCTCGCGACGACGTTCTTCGCCGTCGAGGGTGGCGGCCCACTGCTCTGGCAACACCTGTTCTGGTTCTTCGGCCACCCCGAGGTGTACATCCTGGTCCTGCCGCCGATGGGACTGGTCAGCCTCATCCTGCCGAAGTTCTCGGGTCGGAAACTGTTCGGCTTCAAGTTCGTCGTCTACTCGACGCTGGCCATCGGCGTCCTCTCCTTCGGCGTCTGGGCCCACCACATGTTCTCGACGGGCATGGACCCGCGGCTCCGAGCCTCCTTCATGGCTGTCTCATTGGCTATCGCGATACCGAGCGCCGTCAAGACGTTCAACTGGATCACGACGATGTGGAACGGCCGCCTGCGCCTGACCTCGCCGATGCTGTTCTGTATCGGCTTCGTCTCGAACTTCATCATCGGCGGCGTCACCGGCGTGTTCCTCGCAGCGGTGCCCGTGGACCTCATCCTCCACGACACGTACTACGTCGTCGGTCACTTCCACTACATCGTGATGGGCGCCATCGGCTTCGCCGCCTTCGCCGGCATCTACTACTGGTTCCCCATCTTCACGGGTCGGATGTACCAGCGGACCCTCGGCAAGGCCCACTTCTGGCTCTCGATGGTCGGCACCAACGTGACGTTCTTCGCGATGCTCGCGCTGGGATACCTGGGCATGCCCCGACGGTACGCCACCTACCAGTTCGACGGCGCTATCGCGCCGCTGGCACAGGTCGAGACCTTCCACCTGCTGGCCTCCGTCGGCGCGGTCATCCTCTTCGTCGGCCAGCTCATCTTCGTCTGGAACATCGTCCAGTCGTGGCTCGAGGGCCCCGTCGTCGAGGACGGCGACCCGTGGAACCTCGAGGACGACGGACTGCTCGACCGTGAGTTCGAGTGGTTCGACCGTAAACTTGAGACGGCCGTCACCGACGGCGGCGAAGAAGAGCAGTCGGTGCTAACCGACGGCGGCGAGCGGGCCGAATCGGACGACTGACCCTCGGCCTCTCTGACGTTCTACGGACGCTGTCGCTGATTATTCAATCCAAAACTGCAGAGTGGCCAGACCGGGCTGCGGAGAAGCGGACACCCATTCTCGACGGCGAGACGGCAGATATCGACGAGACCGGCCCGTTGACACCCGCGGTCGTCAGGCAGCGCCGGCGACGAGGACGATTGCAGTCACGAACATCATCACGGCGATGCCGGAGAGCACGATGAACAACAGCTCCTTCTGAGACATACCGCCTCTACGTGGCGGAAGTGAAAAAGGCTAATCGTCTCGCCGCCCAACAGTGGGTATGAGCGAAGCAGTCGCCGCGAAATCCGGCGACAGAGTCGTCGTCCAGCTGTACCTCATCATCGTCGCACTGGCGGGCGTGATGGGCTACGTTCTCGGCACCATCCGTCCCGAGAACTTAGAGCCGATGCTCTTCGGTGTCATCCCGCTCCCACCGACCCCGTTCGGCGTCGCCATCTACGGCGTGACGACGGTCGGGTTCGGACTCGGCCTCCTGCTCGGACTCGTCGTCTACGTCTCGCGGCGCTACAGCGACACAGCCGACAGTTAGGCGCGGGCCACCGGCTCGTTCGAACAACGCGAGCCGTACCAGACAGTTTGGCCTCAGACCGCGCCGGCCGTCTCCGTGTACGAACCGTACGCGGACTCGAAGACGGCCATTATCTCGCCCATCGTCGCGTAGTCTTTCACCGCGTCGACGATGGCCGGGACGACGTTCTCCCCGTTCTCGATGCGCTCCGCGAGCGCATCGAGGTCCGTTTCGACCGCCGAATCGTCGCGCTCTGCCTTCACCCGTTCGAGTCTGTCGAGCTGTCGCTGTTGGACGGACTCGTCGACCCGCAGCAGCTCCGGTTCCGGGTCCTCCGCGACGGTGTACGCGTTGACACCGACGACGACCTCCTCGTCGCGCTCGACGCGTTCCTGGTACTCGTATGCGGAATCCTGAATCTCGCGCTGGAAGTACCCCTGTTCGATGCCTTCGAGGACGCCATCGCGGACCGAGCCGTCGCCCAGCTCCTCCTTGATGTGTTCGAGGTACGCCATCGCCTGGTCCTCGATGTCGTCGGTCAGCGCCTCGACGGCGAAGCTCCCCCCGAGCGGGTCGACGATGTCGGCCGCGCCAGACTCCTCAGCGATAATCTGCTGGGTCCGCAGGGCGACCCGGACCGCCTCCTCCGAGGGGAGCGCGAGCGCCTCGTCGAAGGAGTTCGTGTGGAGGCTCTGAGTCCCGCCCAGCACGCCCGCGAGCGCCTGGATGGTCACCCGGACCACGTTGTTGAGCGGTTGCTGGGCCGTCAGTGACTGCCCGGCCGTCTGGGTGTGGAACTTCAGCTGCTTGCTCTGGGGGTGGGCCGCGCCGTACCACTCGTCCATCAGCCGGGCGTAGATGCGCCGAGCGGCCCGGAACTTCGCCACCTCCTCGAAGA
This DNA window, taken from Haloarcula ordinaria, encodes the following:
- a CDS encoding DUF7541 family protein — translated: MEEQPGLSDQYRTASPWPVFVALGLALSEVGVFVGLFPVAVFGLILFGGSVAGILTESGYASRPWPTLVGVGAVLALIAALISLWQIPTSEYYLANIDDNILLSRMVAVAVAGVVMTAMGGVGSLLEKSAV
- a CDS encoding peroxidase-related enzyme (This protein belongs to a clade of uncharacterized proteins related to peroxidases such as the alkylhydroperoxidase AhpD.); the encoded protein is MTEPAMTRFPVPDETDLPADVRERIDRETEDAGFTPNVFSAMSYRPSQFRAFFAYYDALVEDGALEREEVEMIIVAVSGVNDCLYCVVAHGALTRIYADAPLLAEQLATNHRTADVSEAHAAMLDFAVELTESPEKVTEEDIETLESHGFSREAVWDIGAVTAFFNLSNRMAHLADMRPNEEFYTLGRE
- a CDS encoding DUF7282 domain-containing protein; this translates as MHTHTRKLTALSLVLLMLVSSSIAIGFAGAALQQVGNAGNAGNIGVTTVSFSDQTTAGTTVTVDSVNVSEGGFVAIHDSSLLEGNVVGSVIGVSEYLEPGEHEDVEITLFDVPGAEYDRSEITEDDTLIAMPHLDTNANETYDFVEADGAADGPYVTEDGSPVTDAANVTVEPEELTEGESYTVSNLSAPPSVEQGDSVTVNATITNPNDVADTQEVVFRFDGTVVVRDQVELAAQNSTTVSYTLETSEVETGSYFHGVYSRSDGSPAQIQVVDEVQSFEVSTLSAPDSVEVGSEFTVNATITNPNAFVSRQPVEFRFQGGLVEARDVSIDAESNSTVEFQVDASGVSPGTYIHSVFSRDFGQSALITVETPAEGPPTEEPTEEPTEEPTEEPTEEPTEEPTEEPTEEPTEEPTEEPTEEPTEEPTEEPTEEPTEEPTEEPTEEPTEEPTEEPTEEPTEGDT
- the ctaD gene encoding cytochrome c oxidase subunit I, producing the protein MAAGDLLLTGLMAVLLVGIAALLTRIEDWRSYTPLAGGGSATGETVVHREKPAGIVRWLTTVDHKDIGLLYGVYAVIALAVGGIMAMLIRIQLVTPAGAILGPNAYNSILTSHGITMLFLFGTPIIAAFANYFIPLLIGADDMAFPRINAIAFWLLPPAALLIWAGFFLAPVTDNMIEPAQTAWTMYTPLSVEQANPGVDFMLLGLHLSGVAATMGAINFIATVFTERDDEVSWASLDIFSWTILTQSALILFAFPLLGSAIVMLLLDRNLATTFFAVEGGGPLLWQHLFWFFGHPEVYILVLPPMGLVSLILPKFSGRKLFGFKFVVYSTLAIGVLSFGVWAHHMFSTGMDPRLRASFMAVSLAIAIPSAVKTFNWITTMWNGRLRLTSPMLFCIGFVSNFIIGGVTGVFLAAVPVDLILHDTYYVVGHFHYIVMGAIGFAAFAGIYYWFPIFTGRMYQRTLGKAHFWLSMVGTNVTFFAMLALGYLGMPRRYATYQFDGAIAPLAQVETFHLLASVGAVILFVGQLIFVWNIVQSWLEGPVVEDGDPWNLEDDGLLDREFEWFDRKLETAVTDGGEEEQSVLTDGGERAESDD
- a CDS encoding DUF7520 family protein, with translation MSEAVAAKSGDRVVVQLYLIIVALAGVMGYVLGTIRPENLEPMLFGVIPLPPTPFGVAIYGVTTVGFGLGLLLGLVVYVSRRYSDTADS